TGGTATTTTCTAATGTAAAGTTATGGACTACATTTGCTGTCTGATGATCATTGTCATTAATTTTAACGGATATCTCTTCTTTACGCACCCCTACTAATGTTTCCTCATTAGGGTAAATGGGTAATTTTGGATCAAACTCTTCCCCATATGATGGTGGTTGCATTGCTGAACTTTGTGTAGTAATCATAAGCCCACATAGGAATACAAACACGACTAAATAACGAATTTTTAAGTCTTTCATATGTACCTCCTCTTAATATAAATTAAAAAACTATTACTTATATTACATAATATATATATTCCATATTATACCATATATTGATAGTTGCTAATATACTTATTAAAAAATAAAAAGGCGATGAATGTTATCGCCTTGATTGTAGATTTGCTTTTCAAATATAGAAGTTTAGTCTTTGTCTAAGCAAACGAGAATTATATTACTTCTTTCGATAATTTCTTCGTTTCCTTTTAGCTTTTTTTGGATGCTTTTTAATTTCCTGTTTGATCTCTTCGTTTTTTAAAGTCACCCATATTCCATTCTTTTTCTTTGGATCAATTTTAATAAAATCAAAATGTTTTAAGAATTTGGACAGTTTTGTATATCCGTAGTTTCTGACATCAAAATCAGGATATCGTTTTACCAAGCGACTACCTAGCTCTCCTATATTCATGCTTTGATCATCGCCATCTAGCTTATCCATCATTTGCATAATAGTCGTTTGGATTTGTTTTAAGTCAGTCATTGTCTTTATATTACGGTCTGTGGTATCTTGTTTATTCGTTTCCTTCTTCACGCGATCATTTTTTCGGGTGTTCTCTAGGTTAGCTTTATTTGATTCCGATTCCTTTTCTATATTCGGTATTTCTTCTTCCTTTTCTAAACTCTTTTCTTCTGTTTCCGCTAATACATCTAAATACTTAAATTCGTTACATGATGCTATAAATGGCTTCGGAGTCTTTTTTTCACCCATACCTACAACAAGCATACCAGACTCCCTTAATCTTGATGATAGTTTAGTGAAATCACTATCGCTAGATACAATGCAAAACCCATCAACATTCTCCGAATACAGTATATCCATTGCGTCTATAATCATAGCAGCATCTGTTGCATTTTTACCTTGTGTATAACTATATTGTTGTATTGGGTTAATTGAATTATCTAGTAACACAGTCTTCCATGTTGAATTTCCTCTACTTGTCCAGTCACCATAAATTCGTTTATAAGTAGCTACACCGTAGTTGGTTATTTCATCTAGTATATACTTTATATATTTTGCTGATATATTGTCGGCATCAATTAGAACTGCAAAACGTTTTTCATCCCTCATTTTACTCCTCCTATGTTTACACTCTTTATAAATAAGTTCTTTTTTCTATTATGAGTCAATATTTGTTAAATATCTACTACTTTATAATAAAAGACGGTGAAACCTCACCGCCATATACTCGTTTTAAGATTTATTTAATGTTTTTTAGTACCTCACATAGAAATTCATACACTCTTCTTGTTGACGATATACTAATATGTTCTAGTGGTGTGTGAACATCATAAATATTAGGCCCTATTGAGATCATATCAATGTCTCCAACCTTTTGCTTAAGGAATCCACATTCAAGTCCTGCGTGAATCGCTTCTATTTTAGCATTTTTACCAAACATATCTTTATAGACGTTTAGCATAATATCTCTAATTTCTGAGTCAACTTTATACTCCCATTCAGGATAACTAGATACGAGCTGCATTGATGCTCCTGTTAAGTTGCATATAGTTTCTATTCGATCTGTAATTTCAGTTTTTAAGCTATTTACTGAACTCCTTACGGCACTACTTAAGATGATCTGATCGTTTTCCATCTCTAATACACCGATGTTATTCGAACTTTCAACTAAACCTTCTATGTTTGCACTCATCGTCTGAGGTCCGAATGGTAACAGGCGTAGTATAGCAATAAGATTACGCTTAGTGATATCCGTAAACACCATAGATTTTGTGTCAACTTTCCTAATTGATATTTTTATATTAGGATCAGCTACTTCAAACTCTTTTGAGAAAATACCATCATATTCATTGATAATACCCTCAAACTGTTCAAATTTCTTTGACGATACTGATAGTGTAGCCTTTGTCATCTTAGGGATGGCATTCATTTTAT
Above is a window of Haloplasma contractile SSD-17B DNA encoding:
- a CDS encoding NYN domain-containing protein, which codes for MRDEKRFAVLIDADNISAKYIKYILDEITNYGVATYKRIYGDWTSRGNSTWKTVLLDNSINPIQQYSYTQGKNATDAAMIIDAMDILYSENVDGFCIVSSDSDFTKLSSRLRESGMLVVGMGEKKTPKPFIASCNEFKYLDVLAETEEKSLEKEEEIPNIEKESESNKANLENTRKNDRVKKETNKQDTTDRNIKTMTDLKQIQTTIMQMMDKLDGDDQSMNIGELGSRLVKRYPDFDVRNYGYTKLSKFLKHFDFIKIDPKKKNGIWVTLKNEEIKQEIKKHPKKAKRKRRNYRKK